In Candidatus Omnitrophota bacterium, a genomic segment contains:
- the mnmA gene encoding tRNA 2-thiouridine(34) synthase MnmA: MTIAMLLSGGVDSSVALRLLAEEGHTITAFYLKIWLEDDLAFLGDCPWEEDLDYARKVCAQIGVSLEILPLQREYRQQVVEHTLSELRAGRTPSPDILCNQRIKFGEFVHRIGPHFEKIASGHYAQVEERAGLHWLKRSPDPVKDQTYFLCRLSQEQLGKILFPVGHLTKSQVRELAAKYQLPTQNRKDSQGICFLGKISYPDFVRCHLGEKEGLIVEERSGRVLGKHSGYWFHTIGQRQGLGLSQGPWYVIRKDVGSNTLFVSHSAELSKKSLQNFQVKDTHWICGPPQNCVLQTKLRHTSNLENCTIQFLDSSGSRLKVCLENPDSGIAPGQSAIFYKGDYCLGGGIIDEPNPGSD, translated from the coding sequence ATGACGATTGCCATGTTACTCAGCGGGGGGGTGGACAGTTCGGTCGCGCTTCGGCTCCTGGCCGAAGAGGGCCACACCATTACCGCCTTCTATCTCAAAATCTGGCTGGAGGATGATCTCGCCTTTCTCGGGGACTGCCCCTGGGAGGAGGACTTGGACTATGCCCGCAAAGTATGTGCTCAAATTGGGGTTTCCCTTGAGATCCTTCCTTTGCAAAGGGAATACCGCCAACAGGTCGTAGAGCACACTCTGAGCGAACTGCGCGCAGGCCGAACACCGAGTCCGGACATTCTCTGCAATCAGCGCATCAAGTTCGGAGAGTTTGTCCATCGAATAGGCCCTCATTTTGAAAAGATCGCTTCGGGACACTACGCCCAAGTGGAGGAAAGAGCCGGCCTGCACTGGCTCAAGCGTTCCCCGGACCCAGTCAAAGACCAGACCTATTTCCTGTGCCGGCTCAGCCAGGAGCAACTGGGTAAAATCCTCTTTCCTGTCGGCCATCTCACCAAGAGCCAGGTGCGCGAACTGGCCGCAAAATACCAGCTGCCCACTCAAAATCGCAAAGACAGCCAAGGTATCTGCTTCCTGGGCAAGATCAGCTATCCGGATTTTGTGCGCTGTCATTTGGGTGAAAAAGAAGGCCTGATTGTGGAGGAGCGAAGCGGACGCGTGTTAGGCAAGCACTCCGGCTATTGGTTCCACACCATCGGCCAACGCCAAGGCTTGGGGCTCAGCCAAGGCCCCTGGTATGTGATACGCAAGGATGTGGGGTCCAACACCCTATTTGTGAGCCACAGCGCCGAGCTTTCCAAGAAATCCCTTCAAAACTTCCAAGTCAAGGACACACACTGGATCTGCGGTCCCCCGCAAAACTGTGTGCTCCAAACAAAACTCCGGCACACTTCCAATCTTGAAAATTGTACAATTCAATTCTTGGACAGCAGTGGATCAAGACTCAAAGTCTGTCTGGAAAACCCGGATTCCGGCATTGCGCCCGGTCAATCCGCCATCTTCTATAAAGGGGACTATTGTTTAGGCGGCGGCATCATCGATGAGCCGAATCCAGGCAGCGACTAG